AGCGCCAGCAGCTCTAGCTTCATCAGCCTTAACACCCTTAGCGAAAACAGCAACACGAACAGTTTTACCTGTACCATGAGGTAATACAACTGCACCACGAATCATCTGGTCAGCATGTCTTGGATCAACATTTAGGTTAAGCGCAACTTCAACTGTTTCGTCAAATTTTGCACTTACTAAATCTTTTACACTGCTTGAAGCATCATTAACATTATATGCTTTAGTTAAATCTATTTTCTCTATTAATTGTTTATATCTTTTACTCATTATCAAATTCTCCTATGTAATTCTGCCACAAAATTTTTACATCATTGTGGTCGATGATTTATGCAGATATTAATCTACTACTTGAATACCAATTGAACGAGCAGAACCAGCTAAAGTATGAGCTGCCATCTCTCTGTCATCTGTATTTAAATCTTTAATTTTTTTATCTACAACTTCCATTAATTGTGCACGAGTGATTTTTCCAACTATGTTTTTAAGTGGATTATCTGTACCTTTTTTAAGTCCTGCAGCATGCATCAATAAAGCTGATGCTGGTGGTTGCTTAGTGATAAAAGTAAAACTCTTATCAGTATAAACAGTGATAATAACAGGAACTTTGAATCCCATTTTATCTTTTGTTTTTTCATTGAATGCTTTAGTAAATTCCATGATGTTAACACCACGTTGTCCTAAAGCTGGTCCTACTGGTGGTGCAGGTGTTGCTGCACCTGCATTAATGTGTAGCTTAATATAGCTTGCAATTTTTTTTGCCATTTTTTTTCCTTTTTTTTGATTTAAATTATTTTTTCAACTTGAGTGTAAGAGATATCAACCGGAGTTGCTCTACCAAAAATTAAAACATTAAGCTTTAGAGTTCCATGCTCTAAGTCATACTCATCTACTGTTGCAGTAAAGTTTGCAAAAGGGCCATCTGTTATACGCACTGTCTCACCATTGTCAAAAAATACTTTTGGTTTAGGTGCTGCACGATTATTAACACGGTCAAGTATTACATTAATATCATGTTCACTTAATGGTGTAGGTGTATTTCCTTCACCAATGAACCCTGATACTTTTGGAATACTTTGTATAAGATGTTGAATTTCAGTATTTAAGTCAATTCTTGCAAAAACATAACCTGAGTATAAAGAGCGCTCAGATATTTTTTTCTTACCATCTTTAACTTCAATAACATCTTCCGTTGGAACTATTACATCTGTTATAAACTCTTGCAAACCCATCTCTTCAATTATATTAAGTAGAGCGATGCGAACAGCTTTTTCACTTCCGTATGTTTGTATAGAGTACCACTGGTGCTTACTTGTTGTATTTTCCACTATTACCCCTTAACCTAAAATTGCTGACATAAACGATGACATAACCAAGTCAACTAAAGCTAAAAAAGCAGCTATAACTGTCACGACTATTACAACTGAAATATAAGCTTGCTTAACTTGTCCTTTTGTAGGAAAGATAACCTTGCTTAGTTCTAATCTTGCATTTTTTATATGTGTATTTAAATTCATTAAACTTTCCTAATAGTCATTAATTACAGATAAAGCTCTAAAGCTTTACAAATAATTAATGTGGCAGGCGTGGAGGGACTCGAACCCCCAGCACCCGGATTTGGAATCCGGTGCTCTACCATTGGAGCTACACGCCTATTCATCAACAATAAGTTCAAGCCAATATGGCTTAAACTTAAATTGCAACTATATTACAGTTTCATCTCTTTGTGAACAGTATGCTCACGACAAAACTTGCAATATTTATTTACTGAAAATTTTTCAGTATGAGTTTTTTTGTTTTTAGTTGTGTGATAGTTACGACGAGTACACTTTTCACATCCTAAATGTATTGCTTCTCTCATATTATTAACCTTTTAGATGATTTTGCTAATTCACAAATTGTGAATTAAGCAAGAATCTCAGCTACAACACCAGCACCAACAGTTCTTCCACCCTCACGAATAGCGAACTTAGTACCTTTTTCCATAGCGATTGGGTGAATCAAATCAACAGTAATACTAACATTGTCACCTGGCATAACCATCTCTGTACCTTCTGGTAAAGTGATAGCACCTGTAACGTCTGTAGTACGTACATAGAATTGTGGACGATAGTTTGTGAAGAATGGTGTATGACGACCACCCTCATCTTTACTTAGTACATAGATTTCAGCTGTAAACTTAGTATGAGGATTGATAGTCTTTGGTTTACAAAGAACTTGACCACGCTCAACATCATCTTTACCGATACCACGAACAAGGATTCCACAGTTATCACCAGCAAGAGCTTCTGTCATCTCTTTACGGAACATTTCAATACCAGTTACAGTTGTATTTTGAGTATCTCTAATACCAACGATTTCAATTGGATCACCAATTTTAACTGTTCCACGCTCGATACGTCCAGTAACAACTGTACCACGACCAGAGATTGAGAAAACGTCCTCAACAGGCATTAAGAAGTCTTTATCTGTTTCACGAGGTGGTTCAGGAATGAACTCATCTACTGTTTTCATTAGTTTTTGAATCTTTGCAGACCATTCACCAAGAGTACCAGTTTTAGCTTCAGCAAGAGCTAAAGTTGCAGAACCTGTAGTGATTGGAGTATCGTCACCTGGGAAATCATACATGTCTAAAAGTTCACGAATTTCCATCTCAACTAACTCTAATAACTCTTCATCATCAACCATATCTTCTTTATTCATAAAAACAACTAGGGCAGGAACACCAATTTGCTTAGAAAGAAGAATATGCTCACGTGTTTGTGGCATTGGGCCATCTGCTGCAGATACAACTAGAATTGCACCATCCATTTGAGCAGCACCAGTAATCATGTTCTTAACATAATCCGCGTGACCTGGACAGTCAACGTGTGCATAGTGACGAATATCTGTTTCGTACTCTACATGTGAAGTAGCGATAGTAATACCACGCTCTCTCTCTTCTGGAGCGTTATCGATTGCATCGTAATCCATAAGCTCTGCACCGTTAGTTACTGCTAGTACTGCAGTAATTGCTGCTGTTAATGTTGTTTTACCATGATCAACGTGACCAATAGTACCTATGTTAACATGCGGTTTGTTACGTTCAAATTTTGCTTTTGCCATAGTGTCCTCCGACTTTAATTGTGAATTGAAACGGGATTATACCCAAAAATCATTCAATTATTGCTTAAACTTTTACTAAAATTTATTAAATGGAGCTCACGAGCGGATTTGAACCGCCGGCCTCTTCCTTACCAAGGAAGTGCTCTACCCCTGAGCCACGAGAGCATCTTAATGAAAATAGCATATTTAAGTTAAGCAATAATTGCATAATTTTTATTTTATTATTAGTTTTTTGATTAGATTTTAAGCTGTTATAGATATTTGATATACAAATATTATTTATGAAGTAATTCTTGTTGAAATTGTACTTCAGCTTCCAGAAGTTTTTGTTCAATGGAGCGGGTGAAGGGACTCGAACCCTCGACCCTCAGCTTGGAAGGCTGACGCTCTAGCCAACTGAGCTACGCCCGCATGTGCCATTGATTATGGTGGTGAGAAGAGGAGTCGAACCTCTGAACCCGTAGGGAGCGGATTTACAGTCCGCCGTCGTTGGCCACTTGACTATCTCACCATTTACATTATATAAATGTCTTTTCTGGTCTAACACTGTTTCTAATATTCTCGCATTCAATGGTGCCGACACGAGGATTCGAACCCCGGGCCTGTTGATTACAAATCAACTGCTCTAGCCAACTGAGCTATGTCGGCATCGAATTTGAGCCAGAATTATAGTGCAAAAGATATCCAATGTCAAGAGTAATTTGTTAAAAATACGTAATATTTTATTTTTTACATAAAACTGATTACTATCTACCCTTTTTTAGGGCTTTTATATCTTCTATTATTTAAAGTATCTTTCTTTTTTGTGATAAAGTTGTCGCAAAATATCATATTTTTTTCTTTTTATACTATATATATTGCTACAATAATAAAAAATTTCATTCAGTTATCTAAAAAAGGGCTCACACATGTTTAAAATATTATTTTCTCCCGCCGAAGGAAAAATAAGCGGAGGCAGAGAAAATGCAAAAGAGTTGCTCGGTTCAAATAGTGCTAGAGAAAATATTTTACATGAATATAACAACATTCTTAAATGTGGTGATGAAGAAACCATAAAAGAGCTATTTGGATTTAAAAAGTTTAGTGACTGTGAACCTTACATAACTGATATATTTAATTCGCCACTTATGAGTGCAGTTGAGAGATATCAAGGTGTAGCTTATGAGTATCTTGATTTTGATTCGCTCGATAAGAATGGACAAGAGTACACAAAGTCAAACACAATAATTTTTTCAAACCTTTATGGCCCCATACTTGGCGGCGATACAAACTATATATAAATAATAATTGAATTAATAAATTCTCAAATAACTTATTTACTGTAATTATACATTATAGTTCTTTAAGGTAAAAGAAAGATTTTAATAGATAATATTTTAACTATATATAAATGAATTAAGAAGTTATAATGTTATTAGTTACAAATAAAATTGCCTATATGAGTATTGCTATAAATGAGAATGTTTACTACTTGGAAGGTGTAAATAAGTATTACAAATATCTGAAGTTAATAAAATGTAATGCGTTGTTGACAATAGAAAATAAATTAAATTCCTTATATCATTTCTGGCTGTGGTCTTTAAGCAACGATGTTGAATTTGACGAAGATTTACAGCTATATTTTGCTAGATATTTATTAGCGCTTGAAGAAGGTTTTAAAATTACGAATATATCTTATCTTTATGAATATAATGAAGATATTGAAGTTTTAGTTTTTGAGTCCAAACCAAAGCAATCATCAACAATTGAAAAAGAGAAAAGAGCAGTAGAATCTTTTTTTAAATATATGGGTACTTTCAAATCAAAAGACTATAATCTTGAAAAAAACTTTCTGTCATACAACAAACAAGCCAAGTATAATAAAGGCTCTAGTTATGGTTTGAAAATGTCAAAGTACATGCAAAATATTTTATTGGATGATGTTTCAGTTTTAGCATCAAAGAATACAAATATCAAAGGCGATATAAAAGCTTTTCCATTTAAACTATTTGATGATTTATTATTGCTTGCAAAGCCAAGAGAACGCTTGTTATATCTTTTATATGGCACATGTGCAGCTAGATTGAATCAGGGTCTTAATCTTACTTACTATGACATCGATTATGCTTCTCAAAATGTTTGGTTAATTGACCCAAAATCGAACAATCAATTGGGTTATCACGGGTTGAGTAGAAAGCAATTTTTACACGAGATTTATAATATAGATATAGAGACTCATCCAATTCACAACAAATTTAATTTCAAATATCCTATACCAACTAATTATAAAAGCCGAATGCCGCTTTTTTGGCTAAACAGTAATTATCGAAAAATATTTTTTGATACATTAGTAGAATACTCTCCTTTACCTGAATCATTAAGAAAACCGAGGCATCCTTTCTTTTTTGTCCGTTCATCAGGCAAACGATTGTCATCCGATGAAGTATATAAGTCTTTTAAAAAACATCTTCAAATTTTAAGTAAGAAATATCCAGAATATGCATATAGATTGGATGGACTTGGAATTCACTCATTACGGCATATGTTCGGAAGTGTGATGGCAACTATTGAAGCAAAGTTAATTATGAGCGGGCAGCCTGAAAAGGCACATCATATTAAGTGGTTCACTAGTAATGCAATGGGACATTCTAATCTATCAAGTACAGAAATATATTTTAATCGTCCCTGGGATGTTGAAATTGAACTTGGGGAGTTTGTTCAATCACTCATAGAATCAATGCAAGACAGTGAATATGAACCACTTACAAGTAACAGGAGAAAAAAATGGTAAAAAATGGTGACTTAAGATCTCAAAATGATAATTCTAAAGAATACAGAGAAAAGAAAGCAAAACAAACAGAATCTTTACTAAAAAAGACACTATCTTATGTAAATGATTCAGATAAAAACTTTTCGCATAAGAATATTTGTGAAGTAATGGTAAGTATAGCTGATGAAGAAGACAGAAAGTTAAAGGCAGCAATTTCGCCTTCTGCAATTTCAAAGAATTTACATCTGAAAAATATAATTGAAATATATAAGACACAAAATAACATCTTAAAACAAAAACAAAAAAAATATCATCTCTCCGAAGGAGATATGGCTTTTGAACTCCACAAATGTAAAACTATATTAGCTCAAAAAAGTGATGAAGTTAAATTATTAAAAGATATTATTAAAAAAGAAAAAATCACAGTTGAAAATCCAGTAATAAAAATTACAAATGAAGATTTTGATTATAAGCACTTATTGAAAAAAGCTTATGAAATAATGAGCAAAGAGAGTGTTACTTATATCTCAGGTGGGAATTTAATTCTAGAGATAGATCATTCAATTGTGGCAAATAAAAAATTATTGATAGAGTTAGGATTGTGATGAAAATACATGGATTTAGCAAGGAAGAAAAGCTAGAATACCTTGATAAAGTAATTATAGACTTAAAAAAAGAAAGCTATAAAAGTGTTTCAAACAAGGAGATAATAGATAGGTTTAAAAAATATGGAGTATTTTTAAAAAGTACGGAATTTAGCAAACTTCATATTAGGCAGTCATTGATTCAACACAACATTACCCCTACTAATTTAAGTGCAGAAGAAAAGCAGTTTTATTTCAAACAGCTATTGCAAGAGCTAATTGATCAAGGAGCTGATATATTGACTAATAGTGAATTAATTAAAAAAATGTACGATAACTATAAAGTTAAAATATCTGAAATTGAAATTCCAAGATTAGAATTTCGAAAATTATTAGATGAAAATAATATATACACTACGAAATCAAAAAACCATGTTAAAGACATTATAGACAAAACAATTATAAATATTTTAGAAAATGAAAATGAAATAGAAATAGAAATAAATAATGTATCACAGTTTCATAAATATGCTGAGCAATTTGGAAATGTTTCTAGAGGGAGCATAGATAATAATATAGATTATATTCAGCAAAAAATAGATATTAAAAATATTAAATCGACAAAGCGAATTGAAGCACAGGAAATGAGTGATGAAGAAATCATTATCATAGCTGCAAAATATTACACTAAAAAAAATGTTTACCGTATTACTGCAGCCGAAATAAGAAGTTTCACTAATAGTAGATTTAGAACTGTAAATATTGAAGTAATTAGGGAATATGCAAGTTTTCTGAAAGAGAAATATGATATTGAATTAGTTGGCCAAAATACCAGTATTGATGAAAATATAAAACAAAATGTAGATGAAATAGTTGCTTTTCTAAGAGAAACAAAAAGAAGATATAATGTATCAGAACTTGATAATATAGATAAAGTGAATGACATAGATGATTCGTTTATAGTTAATAAATCTCTAGAGACCGACCTTACAAAGCAATGGGAGTTATATCTCAATGACTATATTATATGGCTGGCGGAGTCAAGAATTAATGTTAAAAATGGATTATTGAGTGAATCCAATGAACTTAAAATAGATACCGAAAAAAAGAAGCTGTTAACTCTAACTCATACAGATCTGGATATTAAGAAAATGAATTTTTCTGATATCGTGCTTTTAACACAAATTAAGAATAAAGCAAGCCATAAGGCATATGGTGTTCATATGCAAAATATGTACATTGGATTTTTACTTTT
The sequence above is drawn from the Candidatus Sulfurimonas baltica genome and encodes:
- the rplK gene encoding 50S ribosomal protein L11 gives rise to the protein MAKKIASYIKLHINAGAATPAPPVGPALGQRGVNIMEFTKAFNEKTKDKMGFKVPVIITVYTDKSFTFITKQPPASALLMHAAGLKKGTDNPLKNIVGKITRAQLMEVVDKKIKDLNTDDREMAAHTLAGSARSIGIQVVD
- the nusG gene encoding transcription termination/antitermination protein NusG, with the protein product MENTTSKHQWYSIQTYGSEKAVRIALLNIIEEMGLQEFITDVIVPTEDVIEVKDGKKKISERSLYSGYVFARIDLNTEIQHLIQSIPKVSGFIGEGNTPTPLSEHDINVILDRVNNRAAPKPKVFFDNGETVRITDGPFANFTATVDEYDLEHGTLKLNVLIFGRATPVDISYTQVEKII
- the secE gene encoding preprotein translocase subunit SecE, giving the protein MNLNTHIKNARLELSKVIFPTKGQVKQAYISVVIVVTVIAAFLALVDLVMSSFMSAILG
- the rpmG gene encoding 50S ribosomal protein L33, translated to MREAIHLGCEKCTRRNYHTTKNKKTHTEKFSVNKYCKFCREHTVHKEMKL
- the tuf gene encoding elongation factor Tu, translated to MAKAKFERNKPHVNIGTIGHVDHGKTTLTAAITAVLAVTNGAELMDYDAIDNAPEERERGITIATSHVEYETDIRHYAHVDCPGHADYVKNMITGAAQMDGAILVVSAADGPMPQTREHILLSKQIGVPALVVFMNKEDMVDDEELLELVEMEIRELLDMYDFPGDDTPITTGSATLALAEAKTGTLGEWSAKIQKLMKTVDEFIPEPPRETDKDFLMPVEDVFSISGRGTVVTGRIERGTVKIGDPIEIVGIRDTQNTTVTGIEMFRKEMTEALAGDNCGILVRGIGKDDVERGQVLCKPKTINPHTKFTAEIYVLSKDEGGRHTPFFTNYRPQFYVRTTDVTGAITLPEGTEMVMPGDNVSITVDLIHPIAMEKGTKFAIREGGRTVGAGVVAEILA
- the yaaA gene encoding peroxide stress protein YaaA, with the translated sequence MFKILFSPAEGKISGGRENAKELLGSNSARENILHEYNNILKCGDEETIKELFGFKKFSDCEPYITDIFNSPLMSAVERYQGVAYEYLDFDSLDKNGQEYTKSNTIIFSNLYGPILGGDTNYI
- a CDS encoding site-specific integrase; translated protein: MLLVTNKIAYMSIAINENVYYLEGVNKYYKYLKLIKCNALLTIENKLNSLYHFWLWSLSNDVEFDEDLQLYFARYLLALEEGFKITNISYLYEYNEDIEVLVFESKPKQSSTIEKEKRAVESFFKYMGTFKSKDYNLEKNFLSYNKQAKYNKGSSYGLKMSKYMQNILLDDVSVLASKNTNIKGDIKAFPFKLFDDLLLLAKPRERLLYLLYGTCAARLNQGLNLTYYDIDYASQNVWLIDPKSNNQLGYHGLSRKQFLHEIYNIDIETHPIHNKFNFKYPIPTNYKSRMPLFWLNSNYRKIFFDTLVEYSPLPESLRKPRHPFFFVRSSGKRLSSDEVYKSFKKHLQILSKKYPEYAYRLDGLGIHSLRHMFGSVMATIEAKLIMSGQPEKAHHIKWFTSNAMGHSNLSSTEIYFNRPWDVEIELGEFVQSLIESMQDSEYEPLTSNRRKKW